The DNA region AGGCTGGTATGGAGACAATTCTAGTACTTACCGGTGTCACAAAAGAAGCTGATATCGAGCGCTTTCCATACTGTCCCACTCACATATTGCCCTCCGTCGCGGATATTGAGATACTTTAAACTCAACGCAAGACTAAAGTATGGTCATCCGGAGGCAGGGAGAATTAAAGGCTCCTTGCCCTCAATTTCTCTAATTCGGCGTTTAAGTATATCGGCGAGTTCTCTGCGAATTGTAGCAAAAGATGGATCGCGAACGAGGTTTTTGCGTTCGTACGGGTCGTTTTCAAGGTCATAGAGGAATTCCTCATAATAGACATCGCTTGCAGGATTCTTGGCATCCGGTACGGAAACAGAATATTTCCACTTCTTCGTTCGAATAGCCCTACCAGTCTGGCTTTCACTAATCTGGATGAATACTTCCTTCGGCCAGTCCGTTTTCCCGCCCTTTACTAAATCCTGAAGCTGCCTACCCCGCATCTGTGGCGGCTTCTCTATCCCCGCGACGGCAAGGATAGTTGGTGCGACATCAATCAGACTCACCAACTCCTTGACAACCTTTCCACCCTTGAAGCCCGGCCCATAGGCAAGCATTGGTATGCGAATCGATGCTTCATGGCATGAGCGCTTGTATTCCGCATTCCGCGTGCGAAAATGACATCCATGATCGCTGGTATAAAATATCAGCGTATTATCCTCAAGCCCAAGTTCCTTTAATTCTGCGCGAATGCGGCCAAGGTTGTAATCAAGGCTATTGCAACATCCTAGATAGTCGGGATACTCCTCACGCCAATCGCCCTCGGTTCCAACAAGATCACCCGGCGGCTCAAAGTCTTTAAACTTTTCTTTCGAGCCAATTGGTCCCTCAAAGTGTTTATGGTCGTTTTGGAAATGCGGCTCAATGTATGAGACGAAGAGGAAGAAAGGTTTTTTCCTATCTCGTGAGCGAAGGTACTCGAGCACAAAATCGGTAACGCAGTCCACTCGGTAGCCTTTAAACTCAACTTGTTTCCCCTCAGCATCAAACATATGGCCGTCATAGCCGTGCGATGTGAATTCGAGTACATCGGACGCAAGCCAGTAGTCTTTATAGCCTCCTCTACGTTCCGGTGGGATAGCCTTATCCCTA from Armatimonadota bacterium includes:
- a CDS encoding sulfatase-like hydrolase/transferase; translation: MEQTERPNIVFFFTDQQRWDTLGCYGQKLPISPNIDRMAREGVLFENAFTVQPVCGPARAVVQTGMYATETGCFRNGIALPLNAKTIARYLSEAGYEVGYIGKWHLASNKEHNYRDKAIPPERRGGYKDYWLASDVLEFTSHGYDGHMFDAEGKQVEFKGYRVDCVTDFVLEYLRSRDRKKPFFLFVSYIEPHFQNDHKHFEGPIGSKEKFKDFEPPGDLVGTEGDWREEYPDYLGCCNSLDYNLGRIRAELKELGLEDNTLIFYTSDHGCHFRTRNAEYKRSCHEASIRIPMLAYGPGFKGGKVVKELVSLIDVAPTILAVAGIEKPPQMRGRQLQDLVKGGKTDWPKEVFIQISESQTGRAIRTKKWKYSVSVPDAKNPASDVYYEEFLYDLENDPYERKNLVRDPSFATIRRELADILKRRIREIEGKEPLILPASG